A window of Oxobacter pfennigii contains these coding sequences:
- a CDS encoding uroporphyrinogen decarboxylase family protein: MLSAKENYLRLGRGEMPEYVPWWTMGGIWGAIDDSVPALMCNPSAPEISGTRPPMGPDGKPEVLEYTDMWGVPYIANEETGYQFIPRTWDFQLDDITQWHKVVKKPQVDVNSIDWEAMAKKDSARINRKTTAVLSGGGFGPFQHLVAHMGFTGALCALVEEPETVKEFLNWICDFYEPICEKVVEYYKPDIFYLLDDSCNKYQPFFSMEIYRDIFKPIYARMSKYAVNRGIPVQFHNCGRCEDQLEDMMDFGVVYWDPAQTGNDLLAIKEKYKGKLVVCGGFDFVPKDPANVGEEEIRSCVREALDKLAPGGGYAFCGMYLGRAAWREHAKQVNLWMQDEVNTYGKKFYK; the protein is encoded by the coding sequence ATGCTATCTGCCAAGGAAAATTATCTGAGGTTAGGCCGGGGGGAAATGCCGGAGTATGTGCCATGGTGGACAATGGGAGGCATTTGGGGAGCCATCGATGACAGCGTTCCGGCACTTATGTGCAATCCCAGCGCGCCGGAAATTAGCGGAACAAGACCGCCCATGGGACCTGACGGAAAACCTGAAGTTCTGGAGTATACCGATATGTGGGGCGTGCCTTATATAGCCAATGAGGAGACAGGCTATCAGTTTATACCAAGAACCTGGGACTTTCAGCTTGACGACATAACACAATGGCATAAGGTTGTAAAGAAACCACAAGTAGACGTTAATTCTATTGACTGGGAGGCTATGGCTAAAAAAGATTCCGCGAGGATAAACAGGAAAACTACAGCCGTTTTATCCGGCGGTGGATTTGGCCCCTTCCAGCATCTGGTTGCCCACATGGGATTTACCGGAGCATTGTGTGCCCTGGTGGAAGAACCGGAAACAGTAAAGGAATTCTTAAACTGGATATGCGATTTTTATGAACCCATATGCGAAAAGGTAGTTGAATACTACAAGCCCGACATCTTTTATTTGCTGGATGATTCATGCAATAAATATCAGCCCTTTTTCTCCATGGAAATATACAGGGATATATTCAAGCCCATATATGCAAGAATGTCAAAGTATGCAGTCAACAGGGGAATCCCGGTACAGTTCCATAACTGTGGACGGTGTGAAGACCAGTTAGAAGACATGATGGATTTCGGAGTGGTATATTGGGATCCTGCCCAGACAGGAAATGACTTGCTGGCCATAAAGGAAAAATACAAGGGAAAGCTGGTTGTATGCGGAGGTTTTGATTTTGTGCCCAAAGATCCCGCTAATGTAGGCGAAGAAGAAATACGCTCATGCGTAAGGGAAGCTCTTGATAAGCTGGCTCCCGGAGGCGGATATGCCTTCTGCGGTATGTATTTAGGGCGGGCTGCATGGCGTGAGCATGCCAAACAGGTCAACCTATGGATGCAGGATGAAGTAAACACATATGGGAAAAAGTTTTATAAATAA
- a CDS encoding corrinoid protein, with amino-acid sequence MSKIDDIKSSVAAGKTKLVTGLVQEALDEGQDAQDILSAMVDAMGVVGDKFSAGEIFVPEMLVAGKAMQKGVEVLKPILSGSGAPSLGKCIIGTVAGDLHDIGKNLVALMIGSAGFDVIDLGVDVSKEKFLETINSNPDVKVVALSGLLTTTMPAMKETVEAVKNSGLTGFKVLVGGAPITPEFAASIGADAYARDAGGAAIKAKELA; translated from the coding sequence ATGTCAAAAATTGATGATATAAAATCAAGTGTAGCAGCCGGCAAGACAAAATTGGTAACTGGCCTGGTACAGGAAGCTTTAGACGAAGGACAGGATGCTCAAGACATACTTTCCGCTATGGTAGATGCCATGGGAGTAGTAGGTGACAAATTTTCAGCAGGAGAAATATTTGTCCCAGAAATGCTTGTTGCAGGAAAAGCCATGCAAAAAGGCGTTGAAGTACTTAAACCCATACTTTCAGGCAGCGGAGCACCGTCATTGGGAAAATGCATCATAGGAACTGTTGCGGGAGACTTGCATGATATCGGTAAGAACCTAGTAGCACTTATGATAGGCAGTGCAGGCTTCGATGTAATAGATCTCGGAGTTGACGTTTCAAAAGAAAAATTTCTTGAAACAATAAATTCCAATCCTGATGTTAAAGTGGTGGCACTATCCGGACTTCTGACCACAACTATGCCTGCCATGAAAGAAACCGTTGAGGCTGTAAAAAACAGCGGTCTGACTGGCTTTAAAGTCCTGGTGGGAGGAGCACCCATTACTCCGGAGTTTGCCGCATCCATAGGCGCGGATGCCTATGCGAGGGATGCAGGCGGAGCCGCCATTAAAGCCAAAGAGCTGGCATAA